In Streptomyces sp. 71268, the DNA window GTGCCGGCGGTCACCGTCTACGAGCGGCTCGGCTTCACGACGTACGAGACGGACCTGATGTACCGCGCGGAGAGCTGACCGAGGGGGCGGCGGGGCGCGCGGGACGCGCGGGCGGGGACCGGGCCGGCTGACCGACGACGGGGCCGACCGACAGCGGGGCCGGCCGACGACGGGTCCGGCCGACCGGCGGAGAGGTGAGCTGGCCACCGGGCTGCCGGGCCACAGGCCGCCGGGCCGTGTGCCGCACGGGCTGCCGGGAGGTCCCGGCCCCCCTCCCCGGCGGGGCCGGGCCGGGGCCCGCCCCCGGCCAGCCCGGGACGCGCCGCGTCGGCCCGCCCCCGGCCGGGCCCTACCGCCACCCACCGCTCGCACGCGACCACGCTCCGTGCCAGGCCGCGAGGACCCGCGCGCCCGCGCCCCGCCGCACACCCCCGTGCGCTCCCGCGCGCCCCGTCCGCCCCTCCAGCACCGGGCCGCGGCCCCCCACGCGCCGCCGAACGCGCGCTCAGGCCCGGCATCCGGGGTGGTCCCCAGGGGCCGCCCGCGCGTCCGCCCCCGCCGTCGTGGTGGCCGAAATGCCGGAGTGCGCCGCTCGGTTGGGTGAATCGCACGCGTGAAACCGTGGCAGCCGGGCACATACCCGGGGCGCCGGCAGGGCGCGGGCGCGCGGGGCGCGCGAGGTGAGCGGAGTCCGGGCGGCGCGGCCGTCCAGGGACGTGTCATGGCCACCCTGGCGAGGGGACCCGCTTGCCTGACAGCCATGTGCCCGTTACCGGCGATTCAACGTCGCTTGCGAGCATCGCTGAATGCAGCCCGCTGTGCCCAATGCCTCCAGCCGGAGGCTCCAGGCAGTTCCGCCTCCCGCTCCCGTCGCCGAGCCCGCACGGCTCGATGCGCGGGAGAATAAGGACATGCAGCAGTCTTCCGGGGAACGTGCCCCTTACCCCCACGAAACCAGCGCCCCCGCCCCGGCCCGGCCGCAGGGCCAGGGGACGACCCAGGAGACCTCCCCACACGGCGCGGGCGAACCGGCGCGGCGCGGCCCCGGTACCGGCCCGCACGCCACCACCCCACCCGTGGTCCCCACGAGCAACGGAGCACTGGCCATTCACGGCGCACACGGTACGCCCGATACCGACCAGCAGGGACGCCCCGCCCCCCAGCCCTCCATCGGCTCCATAGCCGCGCACCGCCCCCACGCGGTCGGCGCCCCGCCCGTGCGGGACCTGGAGCCGGACATCGACGCCGACCTGGACGCGTACGAGGCGCAAGACGGCGACGAGCTGCCGCAGGGCCGCTTCCTGGACCGCGAGCGGAGCTGGCTTGCGTTCAACGAGCGGGTCCTGGAACTCGCCGAGGACCCGAACACGCCGCTGCTTGAGCGGGCCAACTTCCTGGCCATCTTCGCCAGCAACCTGGACGAGTTCTTCATGGTCCGCGTCGCGGGCCTCAAGCGCCGCATCCACACCGGCGTCGCCACCCGCTCCGCCTCCGGCCTCCAGCCGCGCGAGGTGCTCGACCTGATCTGGCACCGCACCCGCGAACTCATGGCCCGGCACGCCGCCTGCTACCAGACGGACGTCGGCCCGGCCCTCGCCGACGAGGGCATCCACCTGGTGCGCTGGCCGGAGCTGACCGAGAAGGAGCAGGAGCGGCTCACCGCGCTGTTCAAGCAGCGCATCTTCCCCGTGCTCACGCCGCTCGCGGTGGACCCGGCGCACCCGTTCCCGTACATCTCGGGGCTCTCGCTCAACCTGGCCGTCGTCGTCCGCAACCCGGTCAGCGGCCACGACCACTTCGCTCGGGTCAAGGTGCCGCCGCTGCTCAACCGTTTCCTTGAGGCGTCCGCGCAGCGCTACGTGCCGCTCGAAGACGTCATCGCGGCCCACCTGGGGGACCTGTTCCCGGGCATGGACGTGCTGGCGCACCACATGTTCCGGGTGACCCGCAACGAGGACCTCGAAGTCGAGGAGGACGACACGGAGAACCTGCTCCAGGCCCTGGAGAAGGAACTCATGCGCCGCCGCTTCGGGCCGCCGGTCCGCCTCGAGGTCGAGGAGACCATCGCCCCGTACGTGCGCGACCTGCTGGTGCGCGAGCTGGACGTGACCGAGTCCGAGGTCTACCCGCTGCCCGGGCCGCTCGACCTGACCGGACTCTTCAAGATCGGCTCGCTGGACCGGCCCGAGCTGAAGTACCCGAAGTTCGTCGCCGGCACGCACCGGGACCTGGCCGAGGTCGAGTCCGCGTCGCCGCCCGACATCTTCGCGGCGCTGCGCGAGCGCGACGTGCTGCTGCACCACCCGTACGACTCGTTCTCCACCTCCGTGCAGGCGTTCCTGGAGCAGGCCGCGGCCGACCCGGACGTACTGGCCATCAAGCAGACCCTGTACCGCACCTCGGGCGACTCGCCGATCGTGGACGCGCTGATCGACGCGGCCGAGTCCGGCAAGCAGGTGCTGGTCCTGGTGGAGATCAAGGCGCGCTTCGACGAACAGGCCAACATCAAGTGGGCCCGCAAGCTGGAGGCGGCCGGCTGTCACGTCGTCTACGGCCTCGTCGGCCTCAAGACGCACTGCAAGCTGTCGCTCGTGGTGCGCCAGGAGGGCGAGTCGCTGGTGCGCTACTCGCACGTGGGCACCGGCAACTACCACCCCAAGACCGCCCGGTTGTACGAGGACCTCGGCCTGCTGACGGCCAACTCCGAGGTGGGCGCCGACCTCTCGGACCTCTTCAACCGGCTCTCCGGCTACTCGCTGCGCGAGAACTACCGGCGGCTGCTCGTCGCGCCCAAGTCGCTGCGGGACGGGCTGATCAAGCGGATCACCAAGGAAGTGGCCAACCACCGGGCCGGCAAGCCCGCGTACGTCCGCATCAAGGTGAACTCGATGGTGGACGAGGCCATCATCGACGCCCTGTACCGGGCCTCGCGGGCCGGCGTGCCGGTCGACGTGTGGGTGCGCGGCATCTGCGCGCTGCGCCCGGGCGTGGCGGGCCTCTCGGAGAACATACGGGTACGCAGCGTGCTCGGCAGGTTCCTGGAGCACTCGCGGGTGTTCGTGTTCGGGAACGGCGGCGAGCCCGAAGTGTGGCTCGGCAGCGCCGACATGATGCACCGCAATCTGGACCGGCGGATCGAGGCGCTGGTCAGCGTCGTCGACCCCGCCCACCGGGCCGCGCTCAACCGGCTGCTGGAGACCGGCGTTTCGGACTCCACGGCGTCCTGGCGCCTGGGACCCAGCGGCGACTGGACCCGGCACGCGGTGGACGCGGACGACCGG includes these proteins:
- a CDS encoding RNA degradosome polyphosphate kinase — translated: MQQSSGERAPYPHETSAPAPARPQGQGTTQETSPHGAGEPARRGPGTGPHATTPPVVPTSNGALAIHGAHGTPDTDQQGRPAPQPSIGSIAAHRPHAVGAPPVRDLEPDIDADLDAYEAQDGDELPQGRFLDRERSWLAFNERVLELAEDPNTPLLERANFLAIFASNLDEFFMVRVAGLKRRIHTGVATRSASGLQPREVLDLIWHRTRELMARHAACYQTDVGPALADEGIHLVRWPELTEKEQERLTALFKQRIFPVLTPLAVDPAHPFPYISGLSLNLAVVVRNPVSGHDHFARVKVPPLLNRFLEASAQRYVPLEDVIAAHLGDLFPGMDVLAHHMFRVTRNEDLEVEEDDTENLLQALEKELMRRRFGPPVRLEVEETIAPYVRDLLVRELDVTESEVYPLPGPLDLTGLFKIGSLDRPELKYPKFVAGTHRDLAEVESASPPDIFAALRERDVLLHHPYDSFSTSVQAFLEQAAADPDVLAIKQTLYRTSGDSPIVDALIDAAESGKQVLVLVEIKARFDEQANIKWARKLEAAGCHVVYGLVGLKTHCKLSLVVRQEGESLVRYSHVGTGNYHPKTARLYEDLGLLTANSEVGADLSDLFNRLSGYSLRENYRRLLVAPKSLRDGLIKRITKEVANHRAGKPAYVRIKVNSMVDEAIIDALYRASRAGVPVDVWVRGICALRPGVAGLSENIRVRSVLGRFLEHSRVFVFGNGGEPEVWLGSADMMHRNLDRRIEALVSVVDPAHRAALNRLLETGVSDSTASWRLGPSGDWTRHAVDADDRPLRHVQEMLIDARRRRRGSTAT